From one Branchiostoma floridae strain S238N-H82 chromosome 3, Bfl_VNyyK, whole genome shotgun sequence genomic stretch:
- the LOC118412262 gene encoding uncharacterized protein LOC118412262, whose protein sequence is MAESGGRNQVATMQWTGFRVSMTTLMMIMGVVAVLIALLPAKAQQPHDKSLRTTSTLTDTGASADEADMGSARVAPEGGVRVRKARSLWGRRRRRASCPCVSYCPRRRCGGWYWYRRCRVVGHYCCNRRCSFYVG, encoded by the exons ATGGCGGAATCTGGTGGTCGGAACCAG GTTGCTACAATGCAGTGGACTGGATTTCGCGTCTCCATGACAACACTGATGATGATTATGGGTGTGGTGGCTGTGCTGATTGCGCTCCTACCGGCTAAGGCGCAACAGCCTCATGAC AAATCCCTTCGGACCACGTCCACACTGACAGACACTGGGGCTAGTGCCGATGAGGCGGACATGGGCAGTGCGC GCGTGGCCCCCGAGGGTGGAGTGCGCGTCCGTAAGGCACGTAGCCTCTGGGGACGGCGGCGGCGGCGAGCTAGCTGTCCTTGTGTGTCATATTGCCCACGGAGACGCTGTGGTGGTTGGTACTGGTATCGTCGCTGCCGTGTGGTGGGTCACTACTGCTGCAATCGCAGGTGTTCCTTTTATGTGGGATAA